A genomic stretch from Shewanella sediminis HAW-EB3 includes:
- a CDS encoding DMSO/selenate family reductase complex A subunit — MERRSFLKMSAALSCAATVSGCNSSSKDVEVVPPTPPVAGENLNWSACLVNCGSNCPVQVFSTDGVITRVESEFTTTDKYGDHDVRACLRGRSLRKRVYAPDRLKYPMKRVGPRGSGQFERISWDEALDLVAEKLQGTIDQYGNESIHFTYNSGARYHFSGKQCLYRLMNLKGGYLNAYGDYSWSQIYEAAGQTYGSAGPGWQGSSVSEMQNSDLVLMVGYNPSEIRMSGSGEAYDFLMQKQKNKFKTILIDPRYTDSAVGKEDQWLAIRPGTDAALFEALAYEWITTNTVDQAFLDKYCVGYDEKTMPAGVGYEESYKAYILDNTTVGSSIPGVNAKTPEWAAAITGIEAHIIVELARELAAARAPFIQIAASLNRQAAGENNTRAGYMLPILLGQLGLPGTNCGGLCKGSFLHAPFMPTGSNPVKKAISFFTFTQAIEDGKNMTVLSDGVQGVDTDEEGDGKLGTDIKAIINYGGNALINQHSDVRKTEKLLQDESKCEFILVVDNWMTPSAKFADVLLPDVTWLESEDLIYQSYAAGDTATLVQMSSGVDPMFESRPIYEVCVDLAKRMGVEAEFTEGKSRKDWLDQFYAESKAATPGLPDKEVMLTQGIYRKYLPDGGYIVLEDFRNDPEANPLGTPSGKIEIYSSRLADKARTWKLKEGDVISALPKYVPTWEGYEDTETKKKYPLQLTGYHTKGRAHSSYHNVPWLREVVQDAVWMNPLDANKRGLKTGDKVHIFNDRGTIEVEVKVTPRIMVGVTALGQGAWFQPGGDVDKGGCLNVLTTQRTTPVTKGNPQHTNLVEIRKV; from the coding sequence ATGGAACGCAGAAGTTTCTTAAAAATGAGTGCCGCACTAAGTTGCGCAGCGACGGTTTCAGGCTGTAACTCAAGCTCTAAAGATGTTGAAGTGGTACCGCCTACGCCACCTGTTGCCGGTGAAAACCTAAACTGGTCGGCCTGTCTGGTTAACTGTGGCTCTAACTGCCCGGTACAGGTTTTCTCTACCGATGGGGTGATCACCCGCGTAGAGTCAGAATTTACCACAACAGATAAATATGGCGATCATGACGTGCGTGCCTGCCTTCGTGGTCGTTCACTGAGAAAGCGTGTCTATGCTCCCGATCGCCTGAAATACCCGATGAAGCGTGTCGGCCCTCGCGGCAGTGGACAATTTGAGCGTATCAGCTGGGATGAAGCCCTGGATCTCGTGGCAGAAAAACTGCAAGGCACCATAGACCAATATGGTAACGAATCGATTCACTTCACCTATAACTCAGGTGCGCGTTATCACTTCTCCGGTAAGCAGTGTCTCTACCGTCTGATGAACCTTAAGGGTGGTTACCTCAACGCCTATGGCGACTACAGCTGGTCACAAATTTATGAGGCTGCGGGACAGACATACGGCTCAGCGGGCCCTGGCTGGCAGGGAAGCAGCGTCTCTGAGATGCAAAACTCAGACTTAGTGCTGATGGTAGGTTACAACCCATCTGAGATCCGCATGAGTGGTTCGGGTGAAGCCTATGACTTCCTGATGCAGAAGCAGAAGAATAAGTTTAAGACTATCTTGATCGACCCACGTTATACCGACTCTGCCGTAGGTAAGGAAGATCAGTGGCTCGCTATCCGTCCGGGTACCGACGCGGCACTGTTCGAAGCCTTAGCCTATGAGTGGATCACCACCAACACAGTGGATCAGGCCTTCCTGGACAAATATTGTGTCGGCTATGATGAAAAGACCATGCCTGCGGGCGTTGGATATGAAGAGAGCTATAAGGCGTATATTCTCGATAACACAACGGTTGGCAGCTCAATTCCAGGCGTTAATGCTAAGACGCCAGAGTGGGCCGCTGCTATCACAGGTATCGAAGCCCATATCATCGTCGAGTTAGCCCGTGAACTGGCTGCGGCTCGCGCACCTTTCATCCAGATTGCTGCCTCACTAAACCGCCAGGCAGCCGGTGAAAACAACACCCGTGCGGGTTACATGCTACCTATCTTGTTAGGCCAGCTGGGTCTGCCGGGTACTAACTGTGGCGGACTGTGTAAAGGCTCGTTCCTGCACGCACCGTTTATGCCTACCGGTTCTAACCCTGTGAAGAAAGCTATCTCATTCTTTACCTTCACTCAGGCCATCGAAGACGGTAAGAACATGACCGTTCTGTCCGATGGTGTACAGGGCGTCGATACCGATGAAGAGGGCGACGGAAAGCTAGGCACAGATATCAAGGCTATCATCAACTATGGTGGTAATGCCCTGATTAACCAACACTCAGACGTGCGTAAGACAGAGAAGCTGCTTCAAGATGAATCTAAGTGTGAATTCATTCTTGTCGTCGATAACTGGATGACACCGAGTGCCAAGTTTGCCGATGTTTTACTGCCGGATGTGACCTGGTTGGAGTCGGAAGATCTTATCTACCAAAGCTACGCAGCCGGTGATACAGCTACCCTGGTACAGATGAGCAGCGGCGTCGATCCTATGTTCGAGAGCCGTCCTATCTATGAGGTCTGTGTCGATCTTGCTAAACGTATGGGCGTCGAAGCCGAGTTTACTGAAGGTAAGAGCCGCAAAGACTGGCTGGATCAGTTCTATGCCGAGTCTAAAGCCGCTACACCGGGACTACCGGATAAAGAGGTGATGCTCACACAAGGTATCTATCGCAAGTACCTGCCGGACGGTGGCTATATCGTACTGGAAGATTTCCGTAACGATCCTGAGGCGAATCCTCTGGGCACACCATCGGGCAAGATTGAGATCTACTCTTCACGCCTGGCAGACAAAGCCCGCACCTGGAAGCTCAAAGAGGGTGATGTGATATCTGCGCTGCCTAAATATGTGCCTACCTGGGAAGGTTATGAAGATACTGAGACCAAGAAGAAGTATCCACTGCAGCTCACCGGTTATCACACTAAAGGCCGCGCACACTCGAGCTATCACAACGTCCCATGGTTACGTGAAGTCGTACAGGATGCCGTATGGATGAATCCGCTCGATGCGAACAAGCGCGGACTCAAGACTGGCGACAAGGTCCACATCTTTAACGACCGAGGCACCATCGAAGTCGAAGTTAAGGTGACGCCTCGCATCATGGTCGGCGTAACGGCACTGGGTCAGGGCGCGTGGTTCCAACCCGGCGGCGATGTGGATAAAGGCGGTTGTTTGAACGTCCTGACCACACAACGCACGACACCTGTAACTAAAGGTAATCCTCAGCACACTAACCTGGTTGAAATCCGTAAGGTCTGA